The Montipora foliosa isolate CH-2021 chromosome 10, ASM3666993v2, whole genome shotgun sequence genomic sequence ATAAATTATCACTGACCAAGAGTTGCAATTTCCCACAGGATCACTCCGTAGGACCAACTgcaagtaaaacaaaacaagttactTAACACCTATCCAATACATTGAATTAGGAATGCACTAGCATCTGGCATGTTGCATTCACTGACTCTAAAAACACCAGACTTGATACTTACACATCGCTCTTGGTGGTAAAGATCTCTTCAAAAAGTGACTCTGGAGCCATCCACTTCACTGGCAGTTTCTTCCCAGTGTCTACTTTGTAGACCTCATGGTACAAGTGCCGCATCAATCCGAAGTCACCAATTTTGACTTTCTTGCCGTGTCCCACCAGAATGTTCCTCGCTGCTAGGTCCCTGTGCACCAGACCCTTCTGGGAAAGATAGGtctgtaaaagaaaaatgattatGGGTATTGCAAGGGATTTGTGATGTAAAAGTCAGTTTTGAGGGCCCAAGGCACTGGATTCTCACAAAAATATCTTTCCTGGAAGCGTGTAGCCTCATATCGCAGAATCTTTTTAAGGTTAATTGTTCCTCCCGCACACAAGAACGCCACATTCCTTTCCCGTTGTGAGACGTTAACCAAtgatttgctttttatttttaagagTGTGACCAAATAAAAAAGCTGTAATAACGTCCACTGCAATTTGCAACGGAAATTTGAAGATTGAAAATTACACCGAATTTAAGGTGAAGGTTAACTTTTCTGACCATATTGAACaccatttctgattggttgaaagagggAAAGGAATATGGGCTCCCGTTAAGCAGACTCTTGCAGGTGGGTGAAACGACTGACCCTAAAAGAGTCTGTGATAGGAGGCTAAGACCAGCAGAGATGTAACTGCCTATTTAGTGCTAATCCAACAGAAGTGCCACTCAACTTGTTTCCTTAAGGCGCATGTGCTAATCCTGGTGCCAGCACGTACCAAAGAGTTTTAATTGGGTTTTGCCGAGAAAGGGCGTTACATACATTTAAAAGAAACGTTAAAATATCATTCAAAAAACGCTAAAAAACATGACGGGGAGTAGAAAAAATAGCATATCATCCACATATGACCATCCCAAACCTCTGTTGTATGAAAAAAGTCATTACAAAAGAGCTCAAAGAAGAGTGAGCTAAGCATTGATCTTTCAAGCAGATCTGATGTTGTTGAGATGAAACCAGTTGAAACAGGACTTTGGGCTTGCCATGGTTTGGTTATGTAACTGCTGATCATGTCATCAGCATCCGACACCAAAGATCGACAGTAACGCACGCAAAAACTCCGAAACTTGTTGAGAAAGACGGAATGAATAAGAAATTAAACGCAGGAAAAGACTAagacaaatacaaaaaaaaaaagaaagaaaaaaatctggCTATTTACCACTTACCATGCCACGTGCTACCTGCCAGGCAAGCTTTACTGGATCAAGTGGAGCAAACGAGTCACAATCCTCGTCACATTCATCAGCTGTATTATTAGTGGAGGCATCTTCCTGGTTTGATGCGGATGATGAAAACGTTACAAAGGGTGTTTCCAATTCAATAGTAACAGAAGCATCAACTTCGGTTCCGTTTTCTTCCACAGATATGGAAGGCCCAATGTTTTCATGCAATattgttttctcttcttctgtttGACCATCCtaggtatatatataaaaaaaggaCCATACAGATAACttggaatgaaataaatgtatctGTAAAAAAGTGCTTATAGACGAAATGacgaagtgatcctcgcatttatcgtccagataagtgcgaatATCGCTTCTTCATTTCGACAGATAACGTTAGTGAGTAAAACTAAGAAGGGGCCATTGCTGCCAGTTTAGTTGAAAAGTACATAAATATTGGCCactatattatattatattatattatattatatttaacaattattccatgagcgcgcgttggatatgagatggtaaatagccaacgaggcgcgtagcgccgaattagctataaccactctcatatccaacaagcgtgaatggaataatgttttattaaattccttaaacttcaaaagtttggaagtacgaaatacgagcgaaaaaagagagaaaatcctagcgaaatcgaaaaaagttgatgaagatgcgatgttgtgtaatacctcgtggtcagacagacgcaggctcatcacaaaagcatttcttaccttttcacgTATCTccaagcttcgaaagtgatccaaactttccacaaaaacgtttttcttttgctttataccgaaagaaattttgctttctggcgtaacgtttttagtttagcaacgctaagcgcaatcatttaccatataaggtcaaactaaggtatatgagctgataaccgaaattgagtgaaccaatcagagcacgagaattgcattatccgaggttgataatttaatattatattatattatattatattatattacattatattatattatattatattatatcatatcatattatattattatattcagCTAACCCTAACCGCAACGGTTGTTAATGCGCTAGAAGGTTTCCTAGAGATTCTCAAAACTTCACATTCGTCAACATTAAAACTTAGTCCCCATGATGCAGTCCGGTTAAACAGACCATACAGATCATTTTGCAGGGCTTCGCAGTCCTCTTGACGACGAACAACTCTATAACACTTCGCATCATCAGCATAGAGAGCCATACTGGTGCATGGGCTGACAAACTTGGGGAGGTCGATCACGTATAAAAGACATAGGAACGGAGCCAACAGGCTGACCTGAGGAACACCCTCTGAGATCTGCAAGTCAATTGCAAATAGTCCGAGAACCAAAAGAGAAGGGGACCCGAGATGCCGTACAAACCAAGCTTGTGAAGAAGACGGCGGTGTGGAACCGAGTCAAACGCTGAAAACACTGGTCAGGGTAGATCATATCGATCTCATTCCCTGCATCCAAGGCTGTCCCAAGGTCGTTCAGAAGGGACAGAAGCTGTGTCGGAGAGCTGATAGTAAATCTGCCAGTTCGGGAATAAGTTTGGAGAGCACACAGCGTTCGCAGAGCTTACTTACGATGGAGAGAAGTGAGATCTGCCTGTAGTTGGTGACATCGGGTCTTGGCCCCTTCTTGTGCAGCGggcattatattattattattattattattattattattattattattattatgctgtTGACATAAAAGCTCAAATATACCGTTGCTAGTTTTTCAACAATGATTATAATTGGTCATTGCATCCAACAATTATACCAAATGTCGCCTGTTACCGTAAGCTTGAGCTGTAGGCTTTTTGCATGTGCATGTCTCTCTGTTGATGTTCGGTAGTATGACTCCGTACGGAACATGCCAACAGACAGCAGTAAAACTAATATATAgctttagccaagcctaaaagcagagctccgcGGTTCTTCATTCTTACAAGACGTTAACTTCGCTTGAgactgcaatccaatcgaaacccagtgcctagtcagcggtcaacttaaaaaaaaacccagctgacctcgatgagctcaaaactagagcccacgatatggtaacgtaatactggtcacattggcatacatggactGGTGGACGCACGTACGGTCGTGGAGTACAATATCTTCTTACCCATGATGCTATACGTACGCGCCTTTGaagcgcggagctccgctataataaAGATGAATCTTTCACACCGGATAAGACCAATAGTGAAAGGATGTACCTGGTCCGTAGTTGAGTTCTGTTCCCTTGCTCCGTTGTACATTTCTTCATCCTCGTCAACGACGGTAGCTCCAACGGTAGATGTTTTTATCTGCGTGGATGAAATCAGGGCCAAGTTGTTAGAAGCAAGATAACTTCACATCTCCAAAAAACGATGTTGGAACAGTCCGAACTAAAACGCAAGTGTAATGAGTTTTGGCTTGTCATCTTTTAATTGTATGTTTGCTTGAGTCTACGATACTGGTTtgctgttcttgttttttttcaaacaaaaaatgaGAAACTTTTTAGCAACTACGGGACACCACGTTAAAggctgataaaaaaaaaattggatgtGGCGAGATAAGATGAAGGAAATACTGTCCTGTTATAACTTACAAGTGCACCTTAGGTAAGTGTACTAGAAAAAGATCTACTTCCTGTTATTAGGGAGGAAAGCATATTACCTTGCTTCTCTTCGCTCTCAACCACTGAAGTAAGTCGCCATGAGGAATGTACTCGACAATCAGACGAAGTGGAGTAGCTGTGGTCCAACAGCCCACGAAATTCAGCACGTTTGGATTCTTCCCCATTACCTTCATGGTCTCAATctcatccaaaaattcgtattTCTTCTCTTCAGTGGCgttttcttgagaaaaaaaagtcatGAAATAATGTTGAACAAATCAGTTTCAAAGTAGGTTGCTTGAGGCCGGGACaaactaggcgataagtcgctgcaaaacgtcgcggggacaagtcggcgcaacaattcgccttgtgtgacacggttaattttacaaaaatcacTGTCGCTgaggcagaattttgtcgccgcgattagtcgcacgaattcaaacgagtttgaattcgtgcgacttattgTAGCGACACAATtagcagcgttgtcgcaccgtGTGTATACTTCCGGCAAAAAataatgaatataaatgaaccaatgagagagcgtcatatggtcagccatattgaattagataACTAATTCACATTCCccttcatacgagatcactgcgtgtgcacggaacaggcgtcgtgtcgcagggacttgttttgcaagtagtacacatggagcaacttatCGCAGACCAGTctctgcgacttgtcgcctagagTGTCCTGGTCTTTAGGGTTTCAGTGTGATGAAcggttaattattttattgtaatccgACCGCAGTTTACGCAGTAAAACACAACCAAGCATTTCCGTTTTTTCTAATACAGGGCACAATGGAGTTTAGAAAAACCTTCATGTAGAGTCTTTAATTGCCAGTAGCTACCGTGCCTCCGTGAGATACAAATCAGAAGCTACGATTCAAGCAGTAACTGTCACTTAGAAGCTTGCGAAGGTCTGATAAGCGAGTAATTAGTTTAAATCTTTGGCATTTCCTTAATCATTGTTGCATGGGTTTTGTAAAAAAGTTTTTCAGTAATTAAGTTTATTTTACAAACTTTATTAGTTGTCAAGTCTAATCCTTTAAACTAAGTTTCTTGTCCTCGTGGTCTTTACAGTTGGTCTGATATCGTTTTAAATTCGCTAGCAATCGAGGTatcattagtttttttttcagcaatatGTTATTACCACGTGGAGCTATAATTTATACTCAGACAGAATTTTTCCGGAGTACTTCAGTGGCTTATACTTGGTTATAtttcattattaaattttcgatctcggatattgcgtttttagctttctgattggttcactcaatctcattGATCAGCTCATATACTGTATACCCTAATATGGAAAATGATtgtgtcaagtgttgccaagctggaaactaATTGGCCTTAATTTCCACATGTCCAAGCTTTCAGAAAGTAATGAAaattttataaaacaattatttcattcacacttgttggatatgagactggttatcgCCAACTTAACACTACTCGCCTCATTGGCTGTTTACAATCTCATATCTGATGTGCGCTCgcagaaaaaattgttaaataaaatttcagtttacagctTATTGAATCAAGGGAATAAATCACGTGCCCCTTATCCCTACATCAAGAACACATTATTTCGAAGTCAAACCCGAAAATTAGTCCTTTTAATCGCCCTAAACCGGTTTACCCTTGAGAGTTGTTTGGCGTTGCATGCAGTGTCATGACATGAGTGCAATCACGCTCATCGACATAAAGCTATAATTGTAATGAGATTCACATTAGTTGGTGTAGGAGTCACAAGGTCACCCTCTTACCATGACGTCATCCAAAACCCCAACCAAAGAGCGATACATGAATAGAAGTTCTCTAGAACAAGCATTCAAATTTTTACAATGCAGTTGAAGTCGAAGTTAAATAGTTGATGCTTGCATTGCGTACTTATTTACCTTAATTGACTCCGGGGATACAAATGCAAGGTAATTACTTCGGTGTGTGATCTATACAAGGAATAGGCACTTTCATACCCACCATGTAATTCTTTAACAGCAACGATCTTGTACTTGAAATTTTTCTCACACCAGTCTTTGGTATTCTTGTTAAAGAACTCCAATCCGTCAATCAATTTGGCTTTGTGCACCTTCCCAAATACTCCTTGACCCACCTCTTCCAATGATTCTATTCTCTCCGGAGGAATTTCGCAGGAATTCAGTGGTTTAATATCCTTTGCTGTCCTAAAAACGACAACAACACAAAGTAACAATATCAATTACAGCTATCCAGATGTGGAAAAGGTTTCAGTAAGTTATGGGACTCACGCAACATcacaacaaattttattttaggtcGCAGAAGGAATGGGGCTTATCCCTAATAGTTGGCTACGAGTGCTTTACCTTTGGACCATAAACAAAATAGAGCTTTCACAACAGCCTgctatctttttgttttgtttccgcAACTCTGAGACTACGCGAGACCATTATCAATTGAGGCTTAAATGAGATTAGGGGCACAGATCATTATTTGAACAACCCTACATCTCTGCAGCTTAGACCCACCCTTGGACCTTCTGATTACCTCACAGAGTTCTAAAGTGTGATGTCATAAAAAactaaatttgtgaaattatgggatttttcggggtatagagtgttttcacccACACGTGaacagtaaccttgtttttctaccgaaacaaaggaaaatgtttgcatgataacagagctcaattcccggagaattagttggggacaccaacaaggctgccattcctttgtttagagacaccaatgtggccgccgtgacgtcacgtgaaaacactctattatgAAACGACAACATCCGAAAGGCCTACGCGCCAAAAATGAGCATTTCAGGGCAAAAAAATGTCTCAGATATTAGCCCAGTTATGCTCATGTGACAATTATCTCAGTCTCTTTACTGCTAGGACTGAAGTGTCGAAATGGAGTGTATTTGCAATTGTACAGAACGAGATGTTTCATGTTAACCTCCGGgttaatgaaatgaagagatttatttttcgaTGTTGACTCAGGGGTACTCTGAAAAAATCTGAGTGCCcatttgcaggagtcgaacctacaacattccgattactagtttggATTCTcttccactgagctataggaaacTAGTGGAATCTAGGCGATTaaactacaatcatggacaaattgtTAAGAACAATTCAGCATTTTATCTTTTAAC encodes the following:
- the LOC137972894 gene encoding tyrosine-protein kinase receptor torso-like; the protein is MASILGFSIGGVSLLGFLLLVGFSCHKKGRKKRPAKWTAKDIKPLNSCEIPPERIESLEEVGQGVFGKVHKAKLIDGLEFFNKNTKDWCEKNFKYKIVAVKELHENATEEKKYEFLDEIETMKVMGKNPNVLNFVGCWTTATPLRLIVEYIPHGDLLQWLRAKRSKIKTSTVGATVVDEDEEMYNGAREQNSTTDQDGQTEEEKTILHENIGPSISVEENGTEVDASVTIELETPFVTFSSSASNQEDASTNNTADECDEDCDSFAPLDPVKLAWQVARGMTYLSQKGLVHRDLAARNILVGHGKKVKIGDFGLMRHLYHEVYKVDTGKKLPVKWMAPESLFEEIFTTKSDVWSYGVILWEIATLGGSPYALMKNIQLLENLKAGYRLEKPDMCTDPVYALMRDCWNQDPDERPSFQRLYKRLDDMLEEQEDYFDFGKKDDSKYYYTTQEAKTAEDDELNNLNVVSLQGVSTHGSDAAEDEEPAIVDVENPQNVSKESDTSEVYEQENIQDVSTQNVPMAIQLSPNASLTVTKL